In the Azospirillum ramasamyi genome, one interval contains:
- a CDS encoding ABC transporter ATP-binding protein, whose product MPPVTAAKRMMLSVNNIEVVYNDVILVLRGLSLEVPEGEIVALLGANGAGKSTTLKAISGLLKTEDGEVTRGDITFAGERINGIDPDQIVRKGIFQVMEGRRIIADMTCLENLRLGAYTRRDGGVKDDLDMVFSYFPRLKERTGLAGYLSGGEQQMLAIGRAMMARPKLILMDEPSMGLSPLMVKEVFSIVQQINKDLGVTILLVEQNARMALQAATRGYIMENGKVVLDGTAEELRNNEDVKEFYLGGGNEERKSFKNLKSFKRRKRWI is encoded by the coding sequence GCTCCGCGGCCTCAGCCTGGAGGTGCCGGAAGGCGAGATCGTCGCCCTGCTGGGCGCCAACGGCGCCGGCAAGTCGACGACCCTGAAGGCGATCTCCGGCCTGCTGAAGACCGAGGACGGCGAGGTCACCCGCGGCGACATCACCTTCGCCGGCGAGCGCATCAACGGCATCGACCCCGACCAGATCGTCCGCAAGGGCATCTTCCAGGTGATGGAGGGGCGGCGTATCATCGCCGACATGACCTGCCTGGAGAATTTGCGGCTCGGCGCCTACACCCGCCGCGACGGCGGGGTGAAGGACGACCTGGACATGGTCTTCAGCTATTTCCCCCGCCTGAAGGAGCGCACCGGCCTTGCCGGCTACCTCTCCGGCGGCGAGCAGCAGATGCTGGCGATCGGCCGCGCGATGATGGCCCGGCCGAAGCTGATCCTGATGGACGAGCCCAGCATGGGCCTGTCGCCCCTGATGGTGAAGGAGGTGTTCAGCATCGTCCAGCAGATCAACAAGGATCTTGGCGTCACCATCCTTCTGGTGGAGCAGAACGCCCGCATGGCGCTGCAGGCCGCGACCCGCGGCTACATCATGGAGAACGGCAAGGTCGTGCTGGACGGCACCGCCGAAGAGCTGCGCAACAACGAGGACGTGAAGGAATTCTACCTCGGCGGCGGCAACGAAGAGCGCAAGAGCTTCAAGAATCTCAAGAGCTTCAAGCGGCGCAAGCGCTGGATTTGA
- a CDS encoding phenylacetate--CoA ligase family protein, whose protein sequence is MTDFYDDLETRSSDRREAEQFAALPAHLHHARDAAPYFRRLLADIDPSAIHDRASLATLPVTRKADLIALQQADPPFGGLAAVEIGRLARVFASPGPIHDPEPYGADPWRSARALFAAGFRAGDLAHNCFAYHLTPAGSMFETGAHAIGCAVIPAGTGNTEMQAQVVASLKPRGYIGTPDFLKIVLEKGDALRLDVSSICIAAVSGGPYLPDARAFYEARGLQVFQSYGTADLGIVAYETAARAGLVVNEGCIVEIVRPGTGDPVPDGEVGEVVVTIFNPAYPLIRFATGDLSAVLPGPSPCGRTNMRLKGWMGRADQTTKVKGMFVHPGQVAEVLRRHPQLSRGRLVVGRQDASDTMTLRCEAEEPADELAAAIRETLASVTKLKGAVEFVPPGSLPNDGKVIDDTRS, encoded by the coding sequence ATGACCGATTTCTACGACGACCTCGAAACCCGTTCCTCCGACCGGCGCGAGGCCGAGCAGTTCGCGGCGCTGCCCGCCCATCTGCACCATGCCAGGGACGCCGCCCCTTATTTCCGCCGGCTGCTGGCCGATATCGACCCGTCGGCGATCCACGACCGCGCCTCGCTCGCCACCCTGCCGGTGACGCGCAAGGCCGACCTGATCGCGCTGCAGCAGGCCGATCCGCCCTTCGGCGGTCTGGCGGCGGTGGAGATCGGGCGGCTGGCCCGCGTCTTCGCCTCGCCCGGCCCGATCCACGATCCCGAGCCCTACGGCGCCGATCCCTGGCGCAGCGCCCGCGCGCTGTTCGCCGCCGGCTTCCGCGCCGGCGACCTCGCCCACAACTGCTTCGCCTATCATCTGACTCCCGCCGGCTCGATGTTCGAGACGGGCGCGCACGCCATCGGCTGCGCCGTCATCCCCGCCGGCACCGGCAACACCGAGATGCAGGCGCAGGTCGTCGCCAGCCTCAAGCCGCGCGGCTATATCGGCACGCCCGATTTCCTGAAGATCGTCCTGGAGAAGGGCGACGCGCTGAGGCTCGACGTCTCCTCCATCTGCATCGCCGCCGTGTCGGGCGGTCCCTATCTGCCCGACGCCCGCGCCTTCTACGAGGCGCGCGGGCTGCAGGTCTTCCAGAGTTACGGCACCGCCGACCTCGGCATCGTCGCCTACGAGACCGCCGCAAGGGCGGGTCTGGTGGTGAACGAGGGATGCATCGTCGAGATCGTCCGCCCCGGCACCGGCGACCCGGTACCCGACGGCGAGGTGGGCGAGGTGGTGGTGACCATCTTCAACCCGGCCTATCCGCTGATCCGCTTCGCCACCGGCGACCTGTCGGCCGTCCTGCCCGGACCCAGCCCCTGCGGCCGGACCAACATGCGGCTGAAGGGCTGGATGGGCCGGGCCGACCAGACCACCAAGGTCAAGGGCATGTTCGTGCATCCCGGACAGGTCGCCGAGGTGCTGCGCCGCCATCCCCAGCTTTCCCGCGGCCGTCTCGTCGTCGGGCGCCAGGATGCCAGCGACACCATGACGCTGCGCTGCGAAGCGGAGGAGCCCGCTGACGAACTCGCCGCCGCCATCCGCGAAACGCTGGCCTCGGTCACCAAGCTGAAGGGGGCGGTGGAGTTCGTGCCGCCGGGCAGCCTGCCCAACGACGGCAAGGTGATCGACGACACGCGGAGCTAG
- a CDS encoding glutathione S-transferase family protein produces the protein MTAPFILYGNVNSQPATRVALFFRLAGIPFQYRHVDLRTGQQKSPEYRAINRFGRVPTLVHGDHSISESSVILTYLAEQTGRFGGRDDAEKLRIAEWLSWLADVLLPVQRARAVRKFNGDTNALPWLDASAASGMKLFDEHLAGHSFIQSERLTIADIFAFPWIDLLNESAIEATDYPNVQAWADRIRAQPGYKPQYELMPSADAEC, from the coding sequence ATGACAGCGCCCTTCATCCTCTACGGCAACGTGAATTCCCAGCCGGCGACCCGCGTGGCACTGTTCTTCCGGCTGGCCGGCATCCCGTTCCAGTACCGGCATGTCGATCTTCGCACAGGGCAGCAGAAGTCGCCGGAATACCGGGCGATCAACCGCTTCGGCCGGGTGCCGACGCTGGTGCATGGCGACCATTCGATTTCCGAATCCAGCGTGATCCTGACCTATCTGGCCGAACAGACCGGGCGGTTCGGCGGCCGCGACGACGCCGAGAAGCTGCGCATCGCCGAATGGCTGAGCTGGCTGGCCGACGTGCTTCTGCCGGTCCAGCGGGCGCGGGCCGTGCGCAAGTTCAACGGCGACACCAACGCCCTGCCCTGGCTCGACGCCTCCGCCGCCAGCGGCATGAAGCTGTTCGACGAGCATCTGGCCGGCCACAGCTTCATCCAGAGCGAACGGCTGACCATCGCCGACATCTTCGCCTTTCCCTGGATCGACCTGCTGAACGAATCCGCCATCGAGGCGACGGACTACCCCAACGTCCAGGCCTGGGCCGACCGCATCCGCGCGCAGCCCGGCTACAAGCCGCAGTACGAGTTGATGCCGTCGGCGGATGCGGAGTGCTGA
- a CDS encoding response regulator produces the protein MGARNQGPDDEMVVDTVDRTRTILVVEDNVLMRKLFVRCLEEAGFAVVEASDATSVLSLMRESAPDLVVMDIVMPGLSGLELIKQIRADGDLAPTPVLAVTNLATPADKRRLAEAGFDGHVSKPIKPKEFQAAVAGFLTAA, from the coding sequence ATGGGGGCGCGGAACCAAGGGCCGGATGACGAGATGGTGGTGGATACGGTCGATAGGACCCGGACGATCCTGGTGGTCGAAGACAATGTGCTGATGCGCAAGCTCTTCGTCCGGTGTCTGGAGGAAGCCGGCTTCGCCGTCGTCGAGGCGTCCGACGCGACCTCCGTCCTGTCTTTGATGCGCGAATCGGCCCCGGATCTCGTGGTGATGGACATCGTGATGCCCGGCCTGTCGGGGCTGGAGCTGATCAAGCAGATCCGCGCCGATGGCGACCTCGCCCCGACCCCGGTGCTGGCCGTGACCAACCTCGCCACCCCCGCCGACAAGCGCCGGCTGGCCGAAGCGGGCTTCGACGGCCATGTTTCCAAGCCGATCAAGCCCAAGGAATTCCAGGCCGCCGTCGCCGGTTTCCTGACCGCCGCCTGA